The following nucleotide sequence is from uncultured Ilyobacter sp..
AAGTTTTTTTTGAAGCCAGGATGCAAAACGGACTTTATACTGCATCTAAAGAATCCATAGCACATTTTATAATAGAAAAAGCCGGTGGAGATATTCTTACTGGCAATGAAGAGCCCCTCAGAAAGGGAACTTCTACCCTCACTCCTGTAAATATGGAGTACCTGATATCCCAAGGTTTTGCCATAGATACCTATTTGGTCCAGCAGGGGAAGATGAACTCTAGAACCAGGGAAGACATAGAGAGAACACCTGGTTACTCCTCTATAAAGGCTGTGAAAACAGGAAACATCTATCTGATAGATGAGGGGACTCTTTCTAGACCGACCATAAAAATACTAGACGCCATGAAAGAGATAAAAAAAATACTGTCAAAACAGTCATAAGATTTCTTCTTTTTGTACTTTCTTGAGTTTAGACAATTCTCAAGTTATAATATACAATATATAACATGATACAAAGAGGAGGGAAATTTATGGAAATCAAAAATATGAAATCAATGGATCCAAATCTTCTGTTAAGTATTGTAAATATGAAGCTCCGAGACGAGTTTGAGAATCTTGATGACCTGCTGAGGTATTATAATTTAAAAGAGAGTGATCTCACTGACAAAATAAAAGAGATCGGCTATCACTATTGCAAAGAAACAAATCAGTTTATAGGATGTTAAATTACAGTCCCTTAAAAAAGGGCTGTTTTTTATTAGTTTTAATATCTTTAATAGATATTACGGCTGTAATTAACCTAAGTTGCTAGCTTTATTTTAAAGTAAAGGATCGAATTTATAAGAATTCGTTACTTTTCTCTTGAAAGAGAAGTAACCAAAAGTTCAAGAATTTTCAAACGTCTAGGAAGTAGATGTTTCTTTTATCGCCTTTGTGAGCTACAGTCCTCGGTTCCCTGCTCATCCACTGGATAAGGTGTTTCATAGTCGCTGACGCTCCTTGAACTCCCTTAACTTATTCTGCAAGACGGCTGAGTGCAGGTTTTTTCCTGTATAAGCCCTGCGACTTGAAAATTCAAAAAACGAAAAATGATATAAACCTAAATAAAAAATATGTGTACAGTTATTCCTTAATTTTTGACTATTCTTAATTTTGATTTTATTGATAGTACGGGAAAAGGGATAAAAAACCTCTCGCAAAAAAACGCATATATAGTTTGGTTTTAACTCTGTGAGACTCATTCTTTTTCTCTGTGCCCTCTGTGAGCAAAAGATTTTGTCCTTATTCGTGTTAATTTCCCTATCTTTTATTAGTGTCCATTCGTGACAAAATCTTTTGATTCTGATATTCAGATAAATTCAGTAATTTATGAGAATTTCTTTCAAGTGGCAACTTGAGTTAATTATTTTACAAAGAAGGAGATAATATGAAAAAATTTGACCTGGTTATTTTTGATCTTGACGGCACTCTCACTGATTCCCGGGTGGGAATAACAAAATCGGTGAGCTATGCCCTTGACAAGATGGGGATAACATCGCCATCTTTGGAGGAGCTAGAACATTTTATAGGGCCTCCTCTAATAGACACATTTATGGGACATTATAAATTTTCCAAGAGTGACTCAGAAAAGGCGGTAGAGCTCTTTAGAGATAGATACTCTGAAAAAGGTCTCTATGAAAATATCCCTTTTCACAATATAAACACTCTTTTGTCTAATCTAAAAAAATCAGGGATAAAACTTGCAGTGGCTACATCTAAGCCCCAGCATTTTTCTGAAAAAATACTAGAAATATCTGCTATTCTCCACGACATAGGCATAAAGATAAGTGAGGAAAAATACAATTCCTCTGCAGG
It contains:
- a CDS encoding DUF4250 domain-containing protein, with amino-acid sequence MEIKNMKSMDPNLLLSIVNMKLRDEFENLDDLLRYYNLKESDLTDKIKEIGYHYCKETNQFIGC
- a CDS encoding HAD hydrolase-like protein yields the protein MKKFDLVIFDLDGTLTDSRVGITKSVSYALDKMGITSPSLEELEHFIGPPLIDTFMGHYKFSKSDSEKAVELFRDRYSEKGLYENIPFHNINTLLSNLKKSGIKLAVATSKPQHFSEKILEISAILHDIGIKISEEKYNSSAGKYQELEGPGAAKKLIKDIDLPEKIKERVYYLIGNHHSYDKIDGLDFQILVEADFLVNIYEDNMSSETAATVKKKYFETKTGRDYISSLYGV